The DNA sequence GGGCGGCCCGCTCGGGGACGCCATGTTCGGCGAGGACCGGCTCCGCCAGGCCCTCGCCGAGTGCGCGAACATGCCCGCCGACGCCGTCGTCGAGCGGGTGCAGATGCTCGCTTCGCAGTGGATCGGGCGCGGCGCCCACGACGACATGGCCGTGCTGGCGATCACCGCGCCGCGCGGGCAGCACCTGGCCGCCGTCGGCGGTCACGGCCGGGGGAGGTACACCGCATGAGCACCGCTACCCGCAGCACCGGGGTGGCCGAACACGCCGAGCGGCTCTGGGACGCCGTCACGACGGGCGACGAGTACACCGCCGGGGACGTCGTCGTCCAGGCACTGGGCGCCGGGACCGACCCGGAAAGCGTGCTGCTCGACGTGATCGGGGCGGTGCAGCGGCGGGTCGGGCAGGAGTGGGCGGCCAACCGCTTGACCGTCGCCCAGGAGCACGCGGCGACCGCGATCAACGACCGCGTCATCGCGACCTTCGGCTACGTGCTGAAGCGCCCGGAACCGCACCTCGGCCGCGTCACGGTCGCGTGCGTCGACGGCGAATGGCACGCGATGCCGGCCCGGCTGCTCAGCGAAGTGCTGCGCCTGCGCGGTTTCCAGGTCGACTACCTCGGCGCGCAGGTACCCGCCCCGCACCTGGTGGCCCACCTGCACCGGACCGGGCCGGACGCGGTGGCGCTGTCCGGCTCGCTCGCGACCCGCCTGCCGACCGCGCACGCCACGATCACCGCGTGCCAGGCGGCGGCGACCCCGGTCATCGCGGGCGGTGCGGCCTTCGGCCCCGACGGCCGCTACGCACGCCTGCTGGGCGCCGAAGCGTGGGCGCCGGACGCGCGGACGGCGGCCGACCGGCTGGCCCGGCCGCTCCCCCGCCCGCACACCGCGCACCAGCCGCTCGACGACCTGCCGCACCTGGCCGACCAGGAGTACACGCTGGTCACGCGCAGCTCCGGCCGGCTCGTGAAGGCGGTACTGGCCGCGCTGGAGGAGCGGATCCCGGCCATGCGGAACTACACCGACCTGCAGCGCCAGTACACCGCGGAAGACCTCGCGCACATCGTGGAGTACCTGGCGACGGCGCTCTACGTCGGCGACGAAGAGCTGTTCACCGGGTTCCTGACCTGGACCGCCGGGATCCTCACCGCGCGCGGCGTCCCGGCCGCCTCGCTGGTCCCCGCCCTCGAACTGTTCGAGGCGGAGCTGCGCGACTTCCCGCGGGCCACCGGCCTGCTCCGCGCCGCGCGGACGCACCTCGCGGAACCGGCCACCGGATCGGAGCTCTCGGCATGACCAACGGGCTGACCTGCACCTGGAGCACCCCGGAAGCCGACATCGCCACCGTCGCGGTCGTCGGCGACCTCGAGTTCGCCACGGCCGGCTTGCTCCTGAACCTGGTCACCGACCGGCTCGCCGACCACCCCGGCGTGCGGGAGGTGCGCCTCGACTGCGGCGAAATCGGCTTCTGCGACTCCTCCGGGCTGTCGGAGCTGCTGAAGGTGCACCGCGCGGTGGCCGGCACGGGCCGGCGGCTGCGCCTGGACAACCGGACACCCGCCCTCGACCGCCTGCTCGTCCTCACCGGCACGGCGAAGTACCTGACCGGCGAGACGGCCGACTCCCGCGCCCTCCGCGACTCCTAGGGCGTCTCCGACCAAGGCTTCGGCGGGGCTGACGGCACCTGGGACACCGTGCCGCGACGGCTGCTCGCCGAAGCCGCCCCGGACAGGTCGGCGCCGCGGCTCCCGCCCTGATGCGACCATCCGCGAAACCGCCGGAACGCTCCCCGGGCCGTACGCCTAGCCCCGGAGGCGGGCCAGCTCCCACGGGTCGTGGGCGCTGAACACCGTCACCTC is a window from the Amycolatopsis sp. cg9 genome containing:
- a CDS encoding B12-binding domain-containing protein produces the protein MSTATRSTGVAEHAERLWDAVTTGDEYTAGDVVVQALGAGTDPESVLLDVIGAVQRRVGQEWAANRLTVAQEHAATAINDRVIATFGYVLKRPEPHLGRVTVACVDGEWHAMPARLLSEVLRLRGFQVDYLGAQVPAPHLVAHLHRTGPDAVALSGSLATRLPTAHATITACQAAATPVIAGGAAFGPDGRYARLLGAEAWAPDARTAADRLARPLPRPHTAHQPLDDLPHLADQEYTLVTRSSGRLVKAVLAALEERIPAMRNYTDLQRQYTAEDLAHIVEYLATALYVGDEELFTGFLTWTAGILTARGVPAASLVPALELFEAELRDFPRATGLLRAARTHLAEPATGSELSA
- a CDS encoding STAS domain-containing protein, giving the protein MTNGLTCTWSTPEADIATVAVVGDLEFATAGLLLNLVTDRLADHPGVREVRLDCGEIGFCDSSGLSELLKVHRAVAGTGRRLRLDNRTPALDRLLVLTGTAKYLTGETADSRALRDS